A DNA window from Rhodothermales bacterium contains the following coding sequences:
- a CDS encoding rhodanese-like domain-containing protein, which translates to MPQASPSNSKSRAARRRLRLLWFAALGLLVLVAACSSAGRSDEGVVDGVEPIRLLDATDFAEYVQENPEVDVINVHVPYEGHIDGTDAFVDFERILEYGGLPENRSVPVALYCRSGSMSGTAAQDLAEAGFTNIVDLNGGMNAWTSSGRELLLDEPT; encoded by the coding sequence ATGCCGCAAGCCAGTCCTAGTAACTCGAAGTCGCGTGCAGCCCGACGACGGTTGAGGCTTCTTTGGTTCGCTGCTCTCGGGCTTCTGGTGCTCGTCGCCGCCTGTTCGAGTGCGGGTCGTTCTGATGAGGGTGTAGTCGATGGTGTAGAACCGATTCGGCTACTTGACGCGACAGATTTCGCAGAGTACGTGCAAGAGAATCCCGAGGTTGACGTGATCAATGTGCACGTGCCGTATGAGGGGCACATTGACGGTACCGATGCCTTTGTCGATTTCGAACGGATACTCGAATATGGCGGCCTTCCTGAGAATCGTAGTGTCCCAGTGGCCTTGTATTGCCGGTCAGGTTCGATGTCGGGTACGGCGGCGCAGGACCTTGCTGAAGCAGGCTTCACCAACATTGTTGATCTCAACGGCGGGATGAACGCATGGACTTCGTCAGGAAGGGAACTCCTTCTTGACGAGCCGACATGA